Proteins from one Megalopta genalis isolate 19385.01 chromosome 1, iyMegGena1_principal, whole genome shotgun sequence genomic window:
- the LOC117221951 gene encoding uncharacterized protein LOC117221951 isoform X2 — MKMLPAIHSHLSHKRAHDANLPVESRGKIDLVFVSRRKDFLRSEVERMKGIATILMLAVLGAASGQEHGGGHALFVRTSPADVRQQSDPAGYLPPYSTQRPPERPRPFQPPTTGQQPSYSSPSQNEVTNYPYQRPSTGFPPTNVGYPSGQPSTVQAPPFSSQRPSTYLPPNNQSPYGPSTSYNPRPTPPSYSNAGSSAFPPFSTTRGSTTYLPPSSGYSTTSPRSPSPAQTAGHSTNYGYSTPSGFSATYGYSTQRSSPAYGPSDGGASSGYPGPSGFTPTYGYPTENPRPSFPTPDSGSNSYDQPTGYPSSPNFPNPTPGGAFPPSEGTGGTSGGGNVKPRPGQEGSSGTAVTTGQGAAEDEDLKHPPHIHALDVVCSKTMMTINIEFNRAFDGVIYSKGFYMNPECRYVAQNSGQTKYSFTVSLDSCGTQFINDFAGEAGQAYLENVLVLQNEPGIQEVWDTVRRVRCLWEGNINKALTVNFSVDMLNQEIVTFSGDTAVAKLDIQVGRGPFAAAADGLVKIGETMTLVVTVEGDPAFDLQVRDCIARDESSTNMLQLTDERGCILKPKLFGAFQKTNETGNTGASIIAYAYFQAFKFPDVMDLFIECNVELCKTDCEPCPDMNQQIEPGRRRRRSVGLPAPSRPSNTSAVLLSEPVRVARGFRVIMVDDLSEASSHVLENLEHTNVEEVAKTTTNVCMTYSGFLVAASFMMSTVVVTTISALIFYVKLQRVYRSKSISS, encoded by the exons GTCGAGAGGATGAAGGGGATCGCAACGATTCTGATGCTGGCGGTCCTCGGCGCAGCCAGTGGCCAGGAACACGGAGGAGGACATGCCTTGTTCGTCAGAACGTCGCCGGCAGATG TTCGCCAGCAGTCGGACCCGGCGGGCTATCTGCCCCCGTACAGCACCCAGAGGCCGCCGGAGAGGCCCAGACCGTTccagccgccgacgaccggTCAGCAGCCGAGCTACTCGTCGCCCTCCCAAAACGAGGTAACGAATTATCCTTACCAGAGGCCGTCCACGGGGTTCCCTCCGACGAACGTTGGCTACCCATCCGGCCAGCCGTCCACCGTTCAAGCTCCGCCGTTCTCCAGCCAGAGACCGTCGACGTACCTTCCGCCGAACAATCAGTCGCCCTACGGACCGTCGACTTCGTACAACCCGCGGCCAACCCCGCCGTCTTACTCGAACGCCGGCTCCTCGGCTTTCCCGCCATTCAGCACAACCAGAGGCTCCACGACGTACCTGCCGCCGTCGTCAGGGTACTCGACGACCAGCCCTAGATCGCCCTCCCCCGCGCAGACCGCTGGTCATTCTACCAATTACGGGTACTCGACACCCAGCGGATTCTCTGCCACCTACGGTTACTCGACCCAAAGATCCAGCCCTGCATACGGTCCCTCCGATGGCGGCGCTTCCAGCGGATACCCCGGACCCAGTGGGTTCACTCCTACTTACGGCTACCCGACCGAAAACCCGAGGCCATCCTTCCCGACGCCCGACTCAGGCTCGAACTCGTACGACCAGCCTACGGGCTACCCATCGTCTCCAAACTTCCCGAACCCCACTCCGGGAGGGGCGTTCCCACCCTCGGAAGGCACCGGCGGGACCAGCGGCGGCGGCAACGTTAAACCGCGACCAGGCCAAGAAG GATCCAGCGGTACCGCGGTGACGACAGGGCAAGGCGCCGCTGAAGACGAAGACCTGAAGCACCCGCCGCACATACACGCACTCGACGTCGTGTGCAGCAAGACCATGATGACCATCAACATCGAGTTCAATCGGGCTTTCGACGGAGTGATTTACTCCAAG GGCTTCTACATGAATCCGGAGTGCAGATACGTCGCGCAAAACTCCGGCCAGACCAAGTACTCTTTCACCGTGAGCCTGGATTCCTGCGGCACGCAGTTCATCAACGACTTCGCCGGCGAGGCTGGCCAGGCGTATCTCGAGAATGTCCTCGTTCTGCAG AACGAGCCGGGTATTCAGGAAGTCTGGGACACGGTTAGGCGAGTCAGGTGCCTTTGGGAAGGGAACATCAATAAAGCGTTGACGGTGAACTTTTCCGTAGACATGCTGAACCAAGAAATAGTGACGTTCAGCGGCGACACGGCGGTCGCCAAGCTGGATATACAGGTTGGCAGAGGCCCGTTCGCCGCTGCTGCCGACGGACTCGTTAAGATCGGCGAGACCATGACTTTGGTCGTCACGGTCGAGGGAGACCCGGCCTTCGATCTACAA GTACGCGACTGCATCGCCCGCGACGAGTCCTCCACCAACATGTTACAGTTGACGGACGAGAGAGGATGTATACTGAAGCCTAAGCTGTTCGGAGCGTTCCAGAAGACGAACGAGACCGGGAACACGGGGGCTTCGATCATCGCGTACGCTTACTTCCAGGCTTTCAAGTTCCCGGACGTCATGGACCTGTTCATCGAGTGCAACGTGGAGCTCTGCAAGACCGACTGCGAACCCTGTCCAGATATGAATCAG CAAATCGAGCCAGGCAGACGACGTCGACGATCGGTCGGCCTCCCAGCGCCTAGCAGACCCTCCAACACCTCGGCGGTGCTCCTCTCGGAGCCTGTACGAGTCGCCAGAGGGTTCAGAGTGATCATGGTGGACGACTTGAGCGAAGCCAGCAGCCACGTGCTGGAAAATCTCGAGCACACCAACGTCGAAGAGGTCGCGAAAACCACGACGAACGTTTGTATGACTTATAGTGGCTTCTTAGTGGCCGCCTCGTTCATGATGAGCACCGTCGTCGTGACAACGATCAGTGCGCTGATATTCTACGTGAAACTGCAAAGAGTCTACAGGTCAAAGTCTATAAGCTCGTAA
- the LOC117221951 gene encoding uncharacterized protein LOC117221951 isoform X1, producing MKMLPAIHSHLSHKRAHDANLPVESRGKIDLVFVSRRKDFLRSEVERMKGIATILMLAVLGAASGQEHGGGHALFVRTSPADAHSRVQRAAPTSPADVMAQNILEWIQGIYRQGARKIRQQSDPAGYLPPYSTQRPPERPRPFQPPTTGQQPSYSSPSQNEVTNYPYQRPSTGFPPTNVGYPSGQPSTVQAPPFSSQRPSTYLPPNNQSPYGPSTSYNPRPTPPSYSNAGSSAFPPFSTTRGSTTYLPPSSGYSTTSPRSPSPAQTAGHSTNYGYSTPSGFSATYGYSTQRSSPAYGPSDGGASSGYPGPSGFTPTYGYPTENPRPSFPTPDSGSNSYDQPTGYPSSPNFPNPTPGGAFPPSEGTGGTSGGGNVKPRPGQEGSSGTAVTTGQGAAEDEDLKHPPHIHALDVVCSKTMMTINIEFNRAFDGVIYSKGFYMNPECRYVAQNSGQTKYSFTVSLDSCGTQFINDFAGEAGQAYLENVLVLQNEPGIQEVWDTVRRVRCLWEGNINKALTVNFSVDMLNQEIVTFSGDTAVAKLDIQVGRGPFAAAADGLVKIGETMTLVVTVEGDPAFDLQVRDCIARDESSTNMLQLTDERGCILKPKLFGAFQKTNETGNTGASIIAYAYFQAFKFPDVMDLFIECNVELCKTDCEPCPDMNQQIEPGRRRRRSVGLPAPSRPSNTSAVLLSEPVRVARGFRVIMVDDLSEASSHVLENLEHTNVEEVAKTTTNVCMTYSGFLVAASFMMSTVVVTTISALIFYVKLQRVYRSKSISS from the exons GTCGAGAGGATGAAGGGGATCGCAACGATTCTGATGCTGGCGGTCCTCGGCGCAGCCAGTGGCCAGGAACACGGAGGAGGACATGCCTTGTTCGTCAGAACGTCGCCGGCAGATG CACACTCGAGAGTCCAGCGAGCCGCTCCAACGTCGCCCGCGGACGTGATGGCGCAAAATATCCTAGAGTGGATTCAAGGGATCTACCGGCAGGGCGCACGTAAAA TTCGCCAGCAGTCGGACCCGGCGGGCTATCTGCCCCCGTACAGCACCCAGAGGCCGCCGGAGAGGCCCAGACCGTTccagccgccgacgaccggTCAGCAGCCGAGCTACTCGTCGCCCTCCCAAAACGAGGTAACGAATTATCCTTACCAGAGGCCGTCCACGGGGTTCCCTCCGACGAACGTTGGCTACCCATCCGGCCAGCCGTCCACCGTTCAAGCTCCGCCGTTCTCCAGCCAGAGACCGTCGACGTACCTTCCGCCGAACAATCAGTCGCCCTACGGACCGTCGACTTCGTACAACCCGCGGCCAACCCCGCCGTCTTACTCGAACGCCGGCTCCTCGGCTTTCCCGCCATTCAGCACAACCAGAGGCTCCACGACGTACCTGCCGCCGTCGTCAGGGTACTCGACGACCAGCCCTAGATCGCCCTCCCCCGCGCAGACCGCTGGTCATTCTACCAATTACGGGTACTCGACACCCAGCGGATTCTCTGCCACCTACGGTTACTCGACCCAAAGATCCAGCCCTGCATACGGTCCCTCCGATGGCGGCGCTTCCAGCGGATACCCCGGACCCAGTGGGTTCACTCCTACTTACGGCTACCCGACCGAAAACCCGAGGCCATCCTTCCCGACGCCCGACTCAGGCTCGAACTCGTACGACCAGCCTACGGGCTACCCATCGTCTCCAAACTTCCCGAACCCCACTCCGGGAGGGGCGTTCCCACCCTCGGAAGGCACCGGCGGGACCAGCGGCGGCGGCAACGTTAAACCGCGACCAGGCCAAGAAG GATCCAGCGGTACCGCGGTGACGACAGGGCAAGGCGCCGCTGAAGACGAAGACCTGAAGCACCCGCCGCACATACACGCACTCGACGTCGTGTGCAGCAAGACCATGATGACCATCAACATCGAGTTCAATCGGGCTTTCGACGGAGTGATTTACTCCAAG GGCTTCTACATGAATCCGGAGTGCAGATACGTCGCGCAAAACTCCGGCCAGACCAAGTACTCTTTCACCGTGAGCCTGGATTCCTGCGGCACGCAGTTCATCAACGACTTCGCCGGCGAGGCTGGCCAGGCGTATCTCGAGAATGTCCTCGTTCTGCAG AACGAGCCGGGTATTCAGGAAGTCTGGGACACGGTTAGGCGAGTCAGGTGCCTTTGGGAAGGGAACATCAATAAAGCGTTGACGGTGAACTTTTCCGTAGACATGCTGAACCAAGAAATAGTGACGTTCAGCGGCGACACGGCGGTCGCCAAGCTGGATATACAGGTTGGCAGAGGCCCGTTCGCCGCTGCTGCCGACGGACTCGTTAAGATCGGCGAGACCATGACTTTGGTCGTCACGGTCGAGGGAGACCCGGCCTTCGATCTACAA GTACGCGACTGCATCGCCCGCGACGAGTCCTCCACCAACATGTTACAGTTGACGGACGAGAGAGGATGTATACTGAAGCCTAAGCTGTTCGGAGCGTTCCAGAAGACGAACGAGACCGGGAACACGGGGGCTTCGATCATCGCGTACGCTTACTTCCAGGCTTTCAAGTTCCCGGACGTCATGGACCTGTTCATCGAGTGCAACGTGGAGCTCTGCAAGACCGACTGCGAACCCTGTCCAGATATGAATCAG CAAATCGAGCCAGGCAGACGACGTCGACGATCGGTCGGCCTCCCAGCGCCTAGCAGACCCTCCAACACCTCGGCGGTGCTCCTCTCGGAGCCTGTACGAGTCGCCAGAGGGTTCAGAGTGATCATGGTGGACGACTTGAGCGAAGCCAGCAGCCACGTGCTGGAAAATCTCGAGCACACCAACGTCGAAGAGGTCGCGAAAACCACGACGAACGTTTGTATGACTTATAGTGGCTTCTTAGTGGCCGCCTCGTTCATGATGAGCACCGTCGTCGTGACAACGATCAGTGCGCTGATATTCTACGTGAAACTGCAAAGAGTCTACAGGTCAAAGTCTATAAGCTCGTAA
- the LOC117221951 gene encoding uncharacterized protein LOC117221951 isoform X4 produces MKGIATILMLAVLGAASGQEHGGGHALFVRTSPADVRQQSDPAGYLPPYSTQRPPERPRPFQPPTTGQQPSYSSPSQNEVTNYPYQRPSTGFPPTNVGYPSGQPSTVQAPPFSSQRPSTYLPPNNQSPYGPSTSYNPRPTPPSYSNAGSSAFPPFSTTRGSTTYLPPSSGYSTTSPRSPSPAQTAGHSTNYGYSTPSGFSATYGYSTQRSSPAYGPSDGGASSGYPGPSGFTPTYGYPTENPRPSFPTPDSGSNSYDQPTGYPSSPNFPNPTPGGAFPPSEGTGGTSGGGNVKPRPGQEGSSGTAVTTGQGAAEDEDLKHPPHIHALDVVCSKTMMTINIEFNRAFDGVIYSKGFYMNPECRYVAQNSGQTKYSFTVSLDSCGTQFINDFAGEAGQAYLENVLVLQNEPGIQEVWDTVRRVRCLWEGNINKALTVNFSVDMLNQEIVTFSGDTAVAKLDIQVGRGPFAAAADGLVKIGETMTLVVTVEGDPAFDLQVRDCIARDESSTNMLQLTDERGCILKPKLFGAFQKTNETGNTGASIIAYAYFQAFKFPDVMDLFIECNVELCKTDCEPCPDMNQQIEPGRRRRRSVGLPAPSRPSNTSAVLLSEPVRVARGFRVIMVDDLSEASSHVLENLEHTNVEEVAKTTTNVCMTYSGFLVAASFMMSTVVVTTISALIFYVKLQRVYRSKSISS; encoded by the exons ATGAAGGGGATCGCAACGATTCTGATGCTGGCGGTCCTCGGCGCAGCCAGTGGCCAGGAACACGGAGGAGGACATGCCTTGTTCGTCAGAACGTCGCCGGCAGATG TTCGCCAGCAGTCGGACCCGGCGGGCTATCTGCCCCCGTACAGCACCCAGAGGCCGCCGGAGAGGCCCAGACCGTTccagccgccgacgaccggTCAGCAGCCGAGCTACTCGTCGCCCTCCCAAAACGAGGTAACGAATTATCCTTACCAGAGGCCGTCCACGGGGTTCCCTCCGACGAACGTTGGCTACCCATCCGGCCAGCCGTCCACCGTTCAAGCTCCGCCGTTCTCCAGCCAGAGACCGTCGACGTACCTTCCGCCGAACAATCAGTCGCCCTACGGACCGTCGACTTCGTACAACCCGCGGCCAACCCCGCCGTCTTACTCGAACGCCGGCTCCTCGGCTTTCCCGCCATTCAGCACAACCAGAGGCTCCACGACGTACCTGCCGCCGTCGTCAGGGTACTCGACGACCAGCCCTAGATCGCCCTCCCCCGCGCAGACCGCTGGTCATTCTACCAATTACGGGTACTCGACACCCAGCGGATTCTCTGCCACCTACGGTTACTCGACCCAAAGATCCAGCCCTGCATACGGTCCCTCCGATGGCGGCGCTTCCAGCGGATACCCCGGACCCAGTGGGTTCACTCCTACTTACGGCTACCCGACCGAAAACCCGAGGCCATCCTTCCCGACGCCCGACTCAGGCTCGAACTCGTACGACCAGCCTACGGGCTACCCATCGTCTCCAAACTTCCCGAACCCCACTCCGGGAGGGGCGTTCCCACCCTCGGAAGGCACCGGCGGGACCAGCGGCGGCGGCAACGTTAAACCGCGACCAGGCCAAGAAG GATCCAGCGGTACCGCGGTGACGACAGGGCAAGGCGCCGCTGAAGACGAAGACCTGAAGCACCCGCCGCACATACACGCACTCGACGTCGTGTGCAGCAAGACCATGATGACCATCAACATCGAGTTCAATCGGGCTTTCGACGGAGTGATTTACTCCAAG GGCTTCTACATGAATCCGGAGTGCAGATACGTCGCGCAAAACTCCGGCCAGACCAAGTACTCTTTCACCGTGAGCCTGGATTCCTGCGGCACGCAGTTCATCAACGACTTCGCCGGCGAGGCTGGCCAGGCGTATCTCGAGAATGTCCTCGTTCTGCAG AACGAGCCGGGTATTCAGGAAGTCTGGGACACGGTTAGGCGAGTCAGGTGCCTTTGGGAAGGGAACATCAATAAAGCGTTGACGGTGAACTTTTCCGTAGACATGCTGAACCAAGAAATAGTGACGTTCAGCGGCGACACGGCGGTCGCCAAGCTGGATATACAGGTTGGCAGAGGCCCGTTCGCCGCTGCTGCCGACGGACTCGTTAAGATCGGCGAGACCATGACTTTGGTCGTCACGGTCGAGGGAGACCCGGCCTTCGATCTACAA GTACGCGACTGCATCGCCCGCGACGAGTCCTCCACCAACATGTTACAGTTGACGGACGAGAGAGGATGTATACTGAAGCCTAAGCTGTTCGGAGCGTTCCAGAAGACGAACGAGACCGGGAACACGGGGGCTTCGATCATCGCGTACGCTTACTTCCAGGCTTTCAAGTTCCCGGACGTCATGGACCTGTTCATCGAGTGCAACGTGGAGCTCTGCAAGACCGACTGCGAACCCTGTCCAGATATGAATCAG CAAATCGAGCCAGGCAGACGACGTCGACGATCGGTCGGCCTCCCAGCGCCTAGCAGACCCTCCAACACCTCGGCGGTGCTCCTCTCGGAGCCTGTACGAGTCGCCAGAGGGTTCAGAGTGATCATGGTGGACGACTTGAGCGAAGCCAGCAGCCACGTGCTGGAAAATCTCGAGCACACCAACGTCGAAGAGGTCGCGAAAACCACGACGAACGTTTGTATGACTTATAGTGGCTTCTTAGTGGCCGCCTCGTTCATGATGAGCACCGTCGTCGTGACAACGATCAGTGCGCTGATATTCTACGTGAAACTGCAAAGAGTCTACAGGTCAAAGTCTATAAGCTCGTAA
- the LOC117221951 gene encoding uncharacterized protein LOC117221951 isoform X3, protein MKGIATILMLAVLGAASGQEHGGGHALFVRTSPADAHSRVQRAAPTSPADVMAQNILEWIQGIYRQGARKIRQQSDPAGYLPPYSTQRPPERPRPFQPPTTGQQPSYSSPSQNEVTNYPYQRPSTGFPPTNVGYPSGQPSTVQAPPFSSQRPSTYLPPNNQSPYGPSTSYNPRPTPPSYSNAGSSAFPPFSTTRGSTTYLPPSSGYSTTSPRSPSPAQTAGHSTNYGYSTPSGFSATYGYSTQRSSPAYGPSDGGASSGYPGPSGFTPTYGYPTENPRPSFPTPDSGSNSYDQPTGYPSSPNFPNPTPGGAFPPSEGTGGTSGGGNVKPRPGQEGSSGTAVTTGQGAAEDEDLKHPPHIHALDVVCSKTMMTINIEFNRAFDGVIYSKGFYMNPECRYVAQNSGQTKYSFTVSLDSCGTQFINDFAGEAGQAYLENVLVLQNEPGIQEVWDTVRRVRCLWEGNINKALTVNFSVDMLNQEIVTFSGDTAVAKLDIQVGRGPFAAAADGLVKIGETMTLVVTVEGDPAFDLQVRDCIARDESSTNMLQLTDERGCILKPKLFGAFQKTNETGNTGASIIAYAYFQAFKFPDVMDLFIECNVELCKTDCEPCPDMNQQIEPGRRRRRSVGLPAPSRPSNTSAVLLSEPVRVARGFRVIMVDDLSEASSHVLENLEHTNVEEVAKTTTNVCMTYSGFLVAASFMMSTVVVTTISALIFYVKLQRVYRSKSISS, encoded by the exons ATGAAGGGGATCGCAACGATTCTGATGCTGGCGGTCCTCGGCGCAGCCAGTGGCCAGGAACACGGAGGAGGACATGCCTTGTTCGTCAGAACGTCGCCGGCAGATG CACACTCGAGAGTCCAGCGAGCCGCTCCAACGTCGCCCGCGGACGTGATGGCGCAAAATATCCTAGAGTGGATTCAAGGGATCTACCGGCAGGGCGCACGTAAAA TTCGCCAGCAGTCGGACCCGGCGGGCTATCTGCCCCCGTACAGCACCCAGAGGCCGCCGGAGAGGCCCAGACCGTTccagccgccgacgaccggTCAGCAGCCGAGCTACTCGTCGCCCTCCCAAAACGAGGTAACGAATTATCCTTACCAGAGGCCGTCCACGGGGTTCCCTCCGACGAACGTTGGCTACCCATCCGGCCAGCCGTCCACCGTTCAAGCTCCGCCGTTCTCCAGCCAGAGACCGTCGACGTACCTTCCGCCGAACAATCAGTCGCCCTACGGACCGTCGACTTCGTACAACCCGCGGCCAACCCCGCCGTCTTACTCGAACGCCGGCTCCTCGGCTTTCCCGCCATTCAGCACAACCAGAGGCTCCACGACGTACCTGCCGCCGTCGTCAGGGTACTCGACGACCAGCCCTAGATCGCCCTCCCCCGCGCAGACCGCTGGTCATTCTACCAATTACGGGTACTCGACACCCAGCGGATTCTCTGCCACCTACGGTTACTCGACCCAAAGATCCAGCCCTGCATACGGTCCCTCCGATGGCGGCGCTTCCAGCGGATACCCCGGACCCAGTGGGTTCACTCCTACTTACGGCTACCCGACCGAAAACCCGAGGCCATCCTTCCCGACGCCCGACTCAGGCTCGAACTCGTACGACCAGCCTACGGGCTACCCATCGTCTCCAAACTTCCCGAACCCCACTCCGGGAGGGGCGTTCCCACCCTCGGAAGGCACCGGCGGGACCAGCGGCGGCGGCAACGTTAAACCGCGACCAGGCCAAGAAG GATCCAGCGGTACCGCGGTGACGACAGGGCAAGGCGCCGCTGAAGACGAAGACCTGAAGCACCCGCCGCACATACACGCACTCGACGTCGTGTGCAGCAAGACCATGATGACCATCAACATCGAGTTCAATCGGGCTTTCGACGGAGTGATTTACTCCAAG GGCTTCTACATGAATCCGGAGTGCAGATACGTCGCGCAAAACTCCGGCCAGACCAAGTACTCTTTCACCGTGAGCCTGGATTCCTGCGGCACGCAGTTCATCAACGACTTCGCCGGCGAGGCTGGCCAGGCGTATCTCGAGAATGTCCTCGTTCTGCAG AACGAGCCGGGTATTCAGGAAGTCTGGGACACGGTTAGGCGAGTCAGGTGCCTTTGGGAAGGGAACATCAATAAAGCGTTGACGGTGAACTTTTCCGTAGACATGCTGAACCAAGAAATAGTGACGTTCAGCGGCGACACGGCGGTCGCCAAGCTGGATATACAGGTTGGCAGAGGCCCGTTCGCCGCTGCTGCCGACGGACTCGTTAAGATCGGCGAGACCATGACTTTGGTCGTCACGGTCGAGGGAGACCCGGCCTTCGATCTACAA GTACGCGACTGCATCGCCCGCGACGAGTCCTCCACCAACATGTTACAGTTGACGGACGAGAGAGGATGTATACTGAAGCCTAAGCTGTTCGGAGCGTTCCAGAAGACGAACGAGACCGGGAACACGGGGGCTTCGATCATCGCGTACGCTTACTTCCAGGCTTTCAAGTTCCCGGACGTCATGGACCTGTTCATCGAGTGCAACGTGGAGCTCTGCAAGACCGACTGCGAACCCTGTCCAGATATGAATCAG CAAATCGAGCCAGGCAGACGACGTCGACGATCGGTCGGCCTCCCAGCGCCTAGCAGACCCTCCAACACCTCGGCGGTGCTCCTCTCGGAGCCTGTACGAGTCGCCAGAGGGTTCAGAGTGATCATGGTGGACGACTTGAGCGAAGCCAGCAGCCACGTGCTGGAAAATCTCGAGCACACCAACGTCGAAGAGGTCGCGAAAACCACGACGAACGTTTGTATGACTTATAGTGGCTTCTTAGTGGCCGCCTCGTTCATGATGAGCACCGTCGTCGTGACAACGATCAGTGCGCTGATATTCTACGTGAAACTGCAAAGAGTCTACAGGTCAAAGTCTATAAGCTCGTAA
- the HemK2 gene encoding hemK methyltransferase 2, which yields MDVDTASDNTSIDDKIDDFCENPTRDALTEGLMSLLKPTVDQLDERIRATRICQIELKQQIESLSEELQRINESLQCPLETDSYVKKLINAKHKITIVSNILHSTQERLNKIHQAVEKNTAKRKALLDHSSSYSNSTNTLDREEQQAEPEKEDVTPTEKFLYTFNRSAMETPITNLSDADLETVYEPSEDSFLLIDALEADLEDLKTKKPAMCLEIGSGSGVVITALAMALNRHCQAYHLAIDLNNNACRVTKKTGKLNSADIEVVQMDLLSCVRSDCVFDIVVFNPPYVVTSDQEILDERLVFKSWAGGMNGRKVMDRVFPKIPDILSDTGTFYLLTIKENDPEDILRIFSSMNMKGEIVAERRIRGEHLYILRFQKIA from the exons ATGGATGTGGACACCGCTAGTGACAATACGTCGATAGATGACAAAATAGACGATTTTTGCGAGAATCCAACGAGAGATGCCTTGACCGAAGGTTTAATGAGTCTTCTGAAACCTACAGTGGATCAATTAGATGAAAGAATCCGTGCAACAAG AATTTGTCAAATAGAATTGAAGCAGCAAATTGAATCCCTGTCGGAAGAATTGCAAAGAATTAACGAATCGTTGCAGTGTCCGCTGGAAACAGATTCCTATGTAAAGAAGCTGATAAATGCCAAGCACAAGATAACGATTGTCAGTAACATATTGCATAGTACCCAGGAGAGATTGAATAAGATTCACCAGGCCGTAGAAAAGAATACGGCAAAACGGAAAGCCTTATTGGATCATAGCTCCTCTTATAGTAATTCTACGAACACGTTGGACAGAGAAGAACAACAGGCGGAACCAGAAAAAGAAGACGTTACTCCGACAGAA AAATTCTTGTATACCTTTAATAGAAGCGCCATGGAAACTCCGATAACTAATTTGTCAGACGCCGATCTGGAAACAGTCTACGAACCCTCCGAGGATTCTTTCCTCTTGATAGACGCCTTGGAAGCGGACTTAGAGGACTTGAAAACTAAGAAGCCTGCTATGTGTCTGGAAATTGGCAGTGGATCCGGTGTTGTGATCACCGCTCTGGCGATGGCTCTGAACAGGCACTGTCAGGCATATCATCTTGCCATTGACCTGAACAACAATGCCTGCAGAGTCACGAAGAAAACAGGCAAACTGAACTCAGCGGACATAGAGGTCGTTCAAATGGATTTGTTGAGCTGCGTGCGCAGCGATTGCGTTTTCGACATTGTGGTGTTCAATCCGCCGTATGTAGTAACCAGCGATCAAGAAATCCTGGATGAAAGGCTAGTGTTCAAGAGTTGGGCCGGCGGTATGAATGGTAGAAAAGTGATGGATCGAGTGTTCCCGAAAATTCCCGATATCCTGTCCGACACCGGGACGTTCTATCTGTTAACCATTAAAGAAAACGATCCCGAGGATATTTTGCGTATTTTTAGCAGTATGAATATGAAGGGCGAGATTGTAGCAGAAAGGAGAATCAGGGGTGAGCATTTATACATTTTACGATTTCAGAAAATCGCGTAG